A part of Periophthalmus magnuspinnatus isolate fPerMag1 chromosome 19, fPerMag1.2.pri, whole genome shotgun sequence genomic DNA contains:
- the unk gene encoding RING finger protein unkempt homolog codes for MSKTHTQPSSSSAATTTGGASTSSSPSPAGGSTSPATVLNVQPEKPQHYTYLKEFRTEQCPLFVQHKCTQHRPFSCFHWHFLNQRRRRPMRRRDGTFNYSPDVYCTKYDEGSGTCPDGDECPFLHRTAGDTERRYHLRYYKTGSCIHETDSKGHCSKNGSHCAFAHGSHDLRSPVYDIRELQVIESQGGSGTAEGGGGGGGGGDGQSGQAASTALIEKILSEEPRWQDNNYVLSHYKTELCKKPPRLCRQGYACPYYHNSKDRRRSPHKHKYRALPCPSVKQSEEWGDPSKCEGAEGCQYCHTRTEQQFHPEIYKSTKCNDMQQSGSCPRGPFCAFAHVEKPLGPEDSPASCPTPGSPPVPRPPDPLPALEPPSSPGGVSAGIGSAMDHFSPAMGSLVPEQGLLGSVVSLCEEVGGPDVLSPWAGEGGYGRAPGFEREDQAKQRGFALERSKDMSSAQSKQDLLVFLPVGSPLSLSSSIPSSLAATPPSPAPLGPPGPSFSSGMNANALPFYPTSETVESVVESALDDLDLNDFGVSALERSLESSVGVMIGGSQLQSSAPVNIPGSFSSSAPFGSPSPSPPIRAHASPFLASHLSNPGQSESPFLGPSHSSLGLNGMNSNIWEHFPSGQGSPGTPPTLLPSAPCPETVRLKQELDEAHRALKQWGHSWRHTAQSWAAMKAEAEESRAHAARLAMEAERAKQAEEEAQRQAALLQEALESLRRGENPHLDVHQLQLLHRLPLESVLSLQAQLCTCLHAVEQVVYRKQRQCCVSCGEPGSQSLPCGHGLQCESCSSSTECPMCPEHKQEQKQQQQPPQPLS; via the exons atgtccaaaacacacacacagccctcATCGTCTTCGGCAGCAACGACCACCGGAGGAGCGtccacctcctcctcgcctTCGCCCGCCGGGGGCTCGACATCTCCCGCCACCGTGTTGAACGTACAGCCCGAGAAACCTCAACATTACAC atatCTGAAGGAGTTCCGGACCGAACAGTGCCCTCTGTTTGTCCAGCACAAATGTACACAGCATAGGCCCTTCTCATGTTTCCACTGGCACTTTCTGAACCAGCGGAGGAGGAGACCCATGAGAAGAAGAGATGGGACCTTCAACTACAGCCCCGACGTGTACTGTACCAAATATGATGAGGGCTCCGGCACTTGTCCAGACGGAGATGA ATGCCCGTTCCTTCACAGGACAGCAGGAGACACCGAGCGCAGATACCACCTGCGGTATTACAAAACGGGCTCATGTATTCACGAAACCGACTCCAAAGGCCACTGCAGCAAGAACGGCTCCCACTGCGCTTTTGCTCACGGTTCACACGACCTGCGGAGCCCTGTTTATGACATCAG ggagctgcaggtgatcGAGTCTCAGGGGGGCTCCGGGAcagcagaggggggagggggaggaggaggaggaggggacggCCAGTCGGGACAAGCAGCCAGCACCGCCCTTATAGAGAAGATACTGAGCGAAGAACCCCGCTGGCAAG ATAACAACTATGTCCTGTCCCACTACAAAACTGAACTGTGTAAGAAACCTCCTCGCCTCTGTCGCCAAGGTTACGCCTGCCCCTACTACCACAACAGCAAAGACCGGAGACGCAGCCCACACAAGCACAAATACAG AGCACTGCCATGTCCGTCGGTGAAGCAAAGTGAGGAGTGGGGGGATCCCAGTAAATGTGAGGGGGCAGAGGGCTGTCAGTACTGCCACACCCGCACCGAGCAGCAGTTTCACCCAGAG ATCTATAAATCCACAAAGTGTAACGACATGCAGCAGTCCGGCAGCTGCCCAAGAGGACCCTTCTGTGCCTTTGCCCATGTAGAAA AGCCTTTGGGCCCAGAGGACTCTCCGGCCTCCTGCCCCACACCCGGCTCTCCTCCGGTGCCTCGACCTCCGGACCCCCTGCCCGCCCTAGAGCCTCCGTCCAGCCCCGGGGGAGTCAGCGCAGGGATCGGGTCTGCCATGGACCACTTCTCCCCTGCCATGGGCTCCTTGGTCCCAGAGCAGGGGCTTCTGGGTAGTGTGGTGTCGCTGTGTGAGGAGGTGGGCGGGCCTGATGTGCTGTCTCCGTGGGCGGGGGAAGGCGGGTACGGGAGGGCGCCTGGGTTCGAGAGGGAAGATCAG gcCAAGCAAAGGGGCTTTGCTCTTGAGCGCAGCAAAGACATGTCCTCAGCACAGAGCAAACAG GACCTGTTGGTGTTTTTACCGGTGGGCAGTCCGCTCAGTCTCTCCTCCAGTATTCCCTCCAGTCTGGCAGCCACACCTCCCAGCCCCGCTCCTCTGGGCCCCCCCGGACCCTCCTTCTCCTCGGGAATGAACGCCAACGCCCTGCCCTTCTACCCCACCAGCGAAACGGTGGAGTCTGTAGTTG AATCCGCCCTGGATGATCTAGACCTGAATGATTTTGGTGTGTCAGCGCTGGAGAGGAGTTTAGAAAGCAGCGTGGGGGTCATGATAG GAGGTAGCCAGCTTCAGAGTTCAGCTCCCGTCAATATTCCAGGCTCCTTCAGCAGCTCCGCCCCCTTTGGCTCGCCCTCGCCTTCtccaccaatcagagcgcacGCTTCACCGTTCTTAGCCTCACATTTATCTAATCCTGGCCAATCAGAAAGCCCTTTTCTAGGACCGTCCCATAGCTCTTTAG GTTTGAATGGTATGAATAGCAATATTTGGGAGCACTTTCCATCTGGGCAGGGATCTCCTGGGACCCCTCCAACCCTCCTGCCCTCAGCCCCGTGTCCTGAGACAGTGAGGCTCAAACAGGAGCTGGATGAAGCCCACCGAGCGCTCAAGCAGTGGGGCCACAGCTGGAGGCACACAGCTCAG TCGTGGGCAGCTATGAAGGCGGAAGCCGAGGAGTCCCGAGCCCATGCGGCGCGGTTAGCCATGGAAGCAGAGCGGGCCAaacaggcagaggaggaggcacagaggCAGGCCGCCCTCCTCCAGGAGGCCTTGGAGAGCCTGCGCAGAGGAGAGAACCCTCACCTAGATGTGCACCAGCTGCAGCTGCTGCACAGGCTGCCCTTGGAGTCTGTGCTGAGCCTGCAGGCCCAGCTCTGCACTTGCCTACATGCAGTGGAACAG GTGGTGTACCGTAAGCAGCGTCAGTGCTGTGTGTCGTGTGGGGAGCCAGGCTCACAGTCTCTGCCCTGTGGACATGGACTTCAGTGTGagagctgctcctcctccacagagtgCCCCATGTGCCCTGAACATAAACaggagcagaagcagcagcagcagcctcctCAGCCCCTCTCCtga
- the unc13d gene encoding protein unc-13 homolog D isoform X2, with protein sequence MAASNEGHTRLQAPQQSSPGHVRKLGLTRKRDRRDVKEDENPEEKAQRHKEFELKPLYKELLYTIAHQLGKASCPKIYSQAQLQQYIQEAFGMTDAEHSSLLQKAQDTEPPVYCLMATIKEAKGILGKDVSGFSDPYCLLTIMVDEEQRHSAQAKSKPCKSVVKDAALDNIYQTDIKKQTLNPIWNETFIMEFSDMAGASFHLEMWDKDEEVSLTQKLEEIKTLNSLRRMIKDAKKEKGTDDFLGRISLKLQGLHCTEDRWYNLEPRTETYPDRGQCHLNLKFIHKSRDGTLSAGRSAYINYCGILQQFVQAYISKQQSSGPWKGELCGEAQVLLEQYATQNDLSPFLQDLAKWVAYSKLYQSLEVDSSVLLQQLTSIEYHWHQQELPYQQKKELGDSLHGFLQYGLCLVSKYRDIFPPTPSSTPKLHTLLRILVQICKTQAFQKLNPAQFELHEEVVDAIRTGTEDWFLVKKGLHQPMTKELSEIVNALFKLIQEVQEDIKHNKDEYNRVFVSAVQVNVFTVVYQRFDSLLAKEVRGTLYEMEGQMEQPLANSLFPVYLSLQKIHKDKAFLQKRGVLELTNFHEEFREALPYWLHQAFSTTQDRVERAVRVDQLQPLQAGAVPIKHSSSAVDLVSCVQPICQLWEQLCWPDPEEAFMLMVKLTEDVCKIVVNYCKILKERVRALTEDSEYGSAINMLCVVVNDLEHLRSVLSRLPSQLNWAGLKERTQHVIGERQFHNTLPSQLQQAQDILNKEIRSALHTLGKRLNTDIENHVRSMSTRKRFPSKSTEDVAAPLMRYLEKELQYMNENLVQENFNSLLTPLWNNSVKILYQVATQTQNQEGLMVYCQRLFYTLQCLEQCFHAEGNGLPLSTLHSVEYKTLKALLTHNSLSSFQLIEKFFEKKITDQNVFSGEKYGAVTLLTSYNRGEQKLRVEVLNAVNLLPMDSNGFSDPYVQLCLEPRHIFPEVEPRCTQIKSCDLNPLFEEVFDFMISLEQCKSPGACLMVTVLDHDTLRTDDFEGEAFLPFKSIPGVPGKNQEEVDRAEPAQIRLPLMHPKPNDDSILKLLETRKGEREAQMFVKKRRLREKQSQENNQP encoded by the exons tcTTCCCCTGGCCATGTGCGGAAACTTGGTTTGACAAGGAAACGGGACAGAAGA GATGTGAAAGAAGATGAGAATCCAGAGGAGAAAGCTCAGAGGCACAAAGAGTTTGAG CTAAAGCCCCTGTACAAAGAGCTGCTGTACACCATAGCTCACCAGCTGGGTAAGGCGTCTTGTCCCAAGATTTACTCCCAGGCTCAGCTGCAGCAGTACATACAGGAG GCGTTTGGGATGACAGACGCGGAGCACAGCAGCCTCCTGCAGAAGGCCCAGGACACAGAG CCTCCGGTTTACTGCCTGATGGCTACTATCAAAGAAGCCAAAGGAATTCTGGGTAAAGATGTCAGTG GTTTCAGTGACCCGTACTGCCTGCTGACCATCATGGTggatgaggagcagagacacagcGCTCAGGCCAAGTCCAAACCCTGTAAATCTGTGGTGAAGGACGCAGCTCTGGACAACATCTACCAGACTGACATCAAGAAGCAAACCCTCAACCCCATCTGGAACGAGACCTTCATCAT GGAATTTTCCGACATGGCCGGTGCAAGTTTCCACTTAGAGATGTG GGATAAGGATGAAGAAGTCTCACTCACTCAAAAATTAGAAGAGATTAAAACCTTGAACAGCCTAAGAAG AATGATCAAGGATGCCAAAAAGGAGAAAGGAACCGATGACTTTTTGGGAAGAATTAGCCTAAAGCTTCAG GGTCTCCACTGTACAGAAGATCGCTGGTACAACTTGGAGCCCAGAACCGAGACCTACCCTGATCGTGGACAGTGTCATCTCAATCTGAAGTTCATTCATAAATCA AGAGACGGGACGCTGAGCGCAGGCCGCAGCGCTTACATCAACTACTGTGGAATCCTGCAGCAGTTTGTGCAGGCCTACATCTCCAAGCAGCAG AGTTCTGGTCCGTGGAAAGGAGAGCTGTGCGGAGAGGCTCAGGTGCTTCTAGAGCAGTATGCCACGCAGAACGACCTTTCACCTTTTCTACAAGACCTAGC GAAGTGGGTCGCCTACAGTAAATTGTACCAGAGTTTAGAAGTGGACTCCTCTGTTCTACTGCAGCAGCTCACCAGCATCGAGTATCACTGGCACCAACAGGAACTACCCTACCAACAG aaaaaggagctgggagactCTCTTCATGGCTTCCTCCAGTACGGCCTGTGTCTCGTCTCCAAGTACAGAGACATCTTTCCTCCTACGCCCTCCTCCACCCcgaaactccacacacttctcAG aatCTTGGTGCAAATCTGTAAGACACAGGCTTTCCAGAAGTTGAACCCAGCTCAGTTTGAGTTGCACGAGGAAGTTGTTGATGCCATTCGG ACAGGAACAGAGGACTGGTTCTTGGTCAAAAAGGGTCTGCACCAGCCTATGACCAAG GAGCTGTCAGAAATTGTGAATGCCCTCTTCAAGCTGATccaggaggtgcaggaggacataaaacataataaagatGAGTACAACCGAGTGTTTGTCAG TGCTGTACAAGTGAACGTGTTCACTGTAGTTTACCAGAGGTTTGACTCACTG CTGGCCAAGGAGGTGAGAGGGACCCTGTATGAGATggaaggtcagatggagcagccTTTGGCCAACAGCCTGTTCCCGGTTTACCTGAGCCTACAAAAGATCCACAAAGACAAGGCCTTCCTACAGAAAAG GGGAGTTCTGGAGCTGACAAACTTCCatgaggagttcagggaggctcTCCCCTACTGGCTGCACCAGGCCTTCAGCACCACACAGGACCGGGTGGAGCGAGCTGTGCGGGTCGACCAG CTGCAACCTCTTCAGGCCGGAGCGGTGCCCATCAAACACAGCTCCTCTGCAGTGGACCTGGTGTCCTGTGTCCAGCCGATCTGTCAGCTGTGGGAGCAGCTGTGCTGGCCCGACCCAGAGGAGGCCTTCATGCTCATGGTCAAACTCACAGAG gatGTGTGTAAGATTGTGGTCAACTACTGCAAAATCCTGAAAGAACGTGTACGAGCGCTGACAGAGGACTCTGAGTATGGCAGTGCTATCAATATG ctGTGTGTGGTGGTGAACGACCTGGAGCACCTGCGTTCGGTCCTGTCCCGCCTGCCCTCTCAGCTCAACTGGGCGGGCCTAAAGGAGCGCACTCAGCATGTGATCGGAGAAAGACAGTTCCATAACACTCTGCCCTCACAGCTGCAGCAGGCACAGGACATCCTGAACAAAGAGATCCGATCAGCTCTGCACACACTGGGCAAGAGG TTGAACACAGACATTGAGAACCACGTCCGGAGCATGAGCACAAGGAAAAGGTTCCCATCGAAGTCCACAGAGGAT gtGGCAGCTCCACTGATGCGTTACCTGGAGAAAGAACTGCAGTATATGAATGAAAACCTGGTCCAAGAAAACTTTAACAG TCTTCTAACCCCACTGTGGAACAACTCAGTGAAGATCCTGTACCAGGTGGCCACTCAGACACAGAACCAGGAGGGTCTGATGGTTTACTGCCAGAGGCTCTTCTACACACTGCAG TGTCTGGAGCAGTGTTTTCATGCCGAGGGCAATGGACTCCCACTCAGCACATTACATTCTGTCGAGTACAAA ACGCTAAAAGCTCTCCTGACACACAACTCTCTGAGCAGCTTTCAGCTCATAGAGAAGTTCTTCGAGAAGAAAATAACAGACCAG aatgttttcagtgGAGAGAAGTACGGTGCAGTCACTCTCCTCACGTCCTACAACAGAGGAGAACAGAAGCTGCGAGTGGAGGTGTTGAACGCTGTCAACCTGTTACCTATGGACTCTAATG GTTTCAGCGACCCGTATGTTCAGCTGTGTCTGGAGCCGAGACATATTTTCCCCGAAGTAGAACCTCGCTGTACGCAAATCAAGAGCTGTGACCTTAACCCTTTGTTTGAGGAGGTGTTCGACTT TATGATTTCCCTGGAGCAGTGCAAATCTCCTGGAGCATGTCTGATGGTGACAGTTCTGGACCATGATACTTTGAGGACCGATGACTTCGAAGGAGAGGCATTCCTGCCTTTTAAGTCTATCCCGGGAGTGCCAGGAAAAAACCAAGAGGAGgtggacagagcagagcctgcgCAGATACGACTGCCACTGATGCATCCCAAGCCCAACG ATGACAGCATTCTGAAGCTGCTGGAGACCAGGAAAGGAGAACGTGAGGCCCAAATGTTTGTAAAGAAGCGCCGTTTAAGAGAGAAACAGTCCCAAGAGAATAACCAACCCTGA
- the LOC117387111 gene encoding histone H3.3A, with translation MARTKQTARKSTGGKAPRKQLATKAARKSAPSTGGVKKPHRYRPGTVALREIRRYQKSTELLIRKLPFQRLVREIAQDFKTDLRFQSAAIGALQEASEAYLVGLFEDTNLCAIHAKRVTIMPKDIQLARRIRGERA, from the exons ATGGCCCGTACCAAGCAGACTGCCCGTAAATCCACTGGAGGTAAGGCGCCAAGGAAGCAGCTCGCTACCAAGGCAGCCAGGAAGAGTGCGCCATCCACCGGTGGAGTGAAGAAGCCTCATCGTTACAG GCCAGGAACTGTGGCTCTGCGAGAAATCCGTCGTTACCAGAAGTCCACTGAGCTGCTCATCCGCAAGCTGCCCTTCCAGCGTCTGGTGAGGGAGATCGCCCAGGACTTCAAGACCGACCTGCGCTTCCAAAGTGCAGCCATTGGTGCTCTTCAG GAGGCCAGTGAGGCTTACCTGGTGGGTCTGTTTGAGGACACCAACCTGTGCGCCATCCATGCCAAGAGGGTGACCATCATGCCCAAAGACATCCAGCTGGCCCGCAGGATAAGGGGCGAAAGGGCCTAA
- the unc13d gene encoding protein unc-13 homolog D isoform X1 encodes MAASNEGHTRLQAPQQGHNFGRQRQSSPGHVRKLGLTRKRDRRDVKEDENPEEKAQRHKEFELKPLYKELLYTIAHQLGKASCPKIYSQAQLQQYIQEAFGMTDAEHSSLLQKAQDTEPPVYCLMATIKEAKGILGKDVSGFSDPYCLLTIMVDEEQRHSAQAKSKPCKSVVKDAALDNIYQTDIKKQTLNPIWNETFIMEFSDMAGASFHLEMWDKDEEVSLTQKLEEIKTLNSLRRMIKDAKKEKGTDDFLGRISLKLQGLHCTEDRWYNLEPRTETYPDRGQCHLNLKFIHKSRDGTLSAGRSAYINYCGILQQFVQAYISKQQSSGPWKGELCGEAQVLLEQYATQNDLSPFLQDLAKWVAYSKLYQSLEVDSSVLLQQLTSIEYHWHQQELPYQQKKELGDSLHGFLQYGLCLVSKYRDIFPPTPSSTPKLHTLLRILVQICKTQAFQKLNPAQFELHEEVVDAIRTGTEDWFLVKKGLHQPMTKELSEIVNALFKLIQEVQEDIKHNKDEYNRVFVSAVQVNVFTVVYQRFDSLLAKEVRGTLYEMEGQMEQPLANSLFPVYLSLQKIHKDKAFLQKRGVLELTNFHEEFREALPYWLHQAFSTTQDRVERAVRVDQLQPLQAGAVPIKHSSSAVDLVSCVQPICQLWEQLCWPDPEEAFMLMVKLTEDVCKIVVNYCKILKERVRALTEDSEYGSAINMLCVVVNDLEHLRSVLSRLPSQLNWAGLKERTQHVIGERQFHNTLPSQLQQAQDILNKEIRSALHTLGKRLNTDIENHVRSMSTRKRFPSKSTEDVAAPLMRYLEKELQYMNENLVQENFNSLLTPLWNNSVKILYQVATQTQNQEGLMVYCQRLFYTLQCLEQCFHAEGNGLPLSTLHSVEYKTLKALLTHNSLSSFQLIEKFFEKKITDQNVFSGEKYGAVTLLTSYNRGEQKLRVEVLNAVNLLPMDSNGFSDPYVQLCLEPRHIFPEVEPRCTQIKSCDLNPLFEEVFDFMISLEQCKSPGACLMVTVLDHDTLRTDDFEGEAFLPFKSIPGVPGKNQEEVDRAEPAQIRLPLMHPKPNDDSILKLLETRKGEREAQMFVKKRRLREKQSQENNQP; translated from the exons GGCCATAATTTTGGAAGACAAAGACAG tcTTCCCCTGGCCATGTGCGGAAACTTGGTTTGACAAGGAAACGGGACAGAAGA GATGTGAAAGAAGATGAGAATCCAGAGGAGAAAGCTCAGAGGCACAAAGAGTTTGAG CTAAAGCCCCTGTACAAAGAGCTGCTGTACACCATAGCTCACCAGCTGGGTAAGGCGTCTTGTCCCAAGATTTACTCCCAGGCTCAGCTGCAGCAGTACATACAGGAG GCGTTTGGGATGACAGACGCGGAGCACAGCAGCCTCCTGCAGAAGGCCCAGGACACAGAG CCTCCGGTTTACTGCCTGATGGCTACTATCAAAGAAGCCAAAGGAATTCTGGGTAAAGATGTCAGTG GTTTCAGTGACCCGTACTGCCTGCTGACCATCATGGTggatgaggagcagagacacagcGCTCAGGCCAAGTCCAAACCCTGTAAATCTGTGGTGAAGGACGCAGCTCTGGACAACATCTACCAGACTGACATCAAGAAGCAAACCCTCAACCCCATCTGGAACGAGACCTTCATCAT GGAATTTTCCGACATGGCCGGTGCAAGTTTCCACTTAGAGATGTG GGATAAGGATGAAGAAGTCTCACTCACTCAAAAATTAGAAGAGATTAAAACCTTGAACAGCCTAAGAAG AATGATCAAGGATGCCAAAAAGGAGAAAGGAACCGATGACTTTTTGGGAAGAATTAGCCTAAAGCTTCAG GGTCTCCACTGTACAGAAGATCGCTGGTACAACTTGGAGCCCAGAACCGAGACCTACCCTGATCGTGGACAGTGTCATCTCAATCTGAAGTTCATTCATAAATCA AGAGACGGGACGCTGAGCGCAGGCCGCAGCGCTTACATCAACTACTGTGGAATCCTGCAGCAGTTTGTGCAGGCCTACATCTCCAAGCAGCAG AGTTCTGGTCCGTGGAAAGGAGAGCTGTGCGGAGAGGCTCAGGTGCTTCTAGAGCAGTATGCCACGCAGAACGACCTTTCACCTTTTCTACAAGACCTAGC GAAGTGGGTCGCCTACAGTAAATTGTACCAGAGTTTAGAAGTGGACTCCTCTGTTCTACTGCAGCAGCTCACCAGCATCGAGTATCACTGGCACCAACAGGAACTACCCTACCAACAG aaaaaggagctgggagactCTCTTCATGGCTTCCTCCAGTACGGCCTGTGTCTCGTCTCCAAGTACAGAGACATCTTTCCTCCTACGCCCTCCTCCACCCcgaaactccacacacttctcAG aatCTTGGTGCAAATCTGTAAGACACAGGCTTTCCAGAAGTTGAACCCAGCTCAGTTTGAGTTGCACGAGGAAGTTGTTGATGCCATTCGG ACAGGAACAGAGGACTGGTTCTTGGTCAAAAAGGGTCTGCACCAGCCTATGACCAAG GAGCTGTCAGAAATTGTGAATGCCCTCTTCAAGCTGATccaggaggtgcaggaggacataaaacataataaagatGAGTACAACCGAGTGTTTGTCAG TGCTGTACAAGTGAACGTGTTCACTGTAGTTTACCAGAGGTTTGACTCACTG CTGGCCAAGGAGGTGAGAGGGACCCTGTATGAGATggaaggtcagatggagcagccTTTGGCCAACAGCCTGTTCCCGGTTTACCTGAGCCTACAAAAGATCCACAAAGACAAGGCCTTCCTACAGAAAAG GGGAGTTCTGGAGCTGACAAACTTCCatgaggagttcagggaggctcTCCCCTACTGGCTGCACCAGGCCTTCAGCACCACACAGGACCGGGTGGAGCGAGCTGTGCGGGTCGACCAG CTGCAACCTCTTCAGGCCGGAGCGGTGCCCATCAAACACAGCTCCTCTGCAGTGGACCTGGTGTCCTGTGTCCAGCCGATCTGTCAGCTGTGGGAGCAGCTGTGCTGGCCCGACCCAGAGGAGGCCTTCATGCTCATGGTCAAACTCACAGAG gatGTGTGTAAGATTGTGGTCAACTACTGCAAAATCCTGAAAGAACGTGTACGAGCGCTGACAGAGGACTCTGAGTATGGCAGTGCTATCAATATG ctGTGTGTGGTGGTGAACGACCTGGAGCACCTGCGTTCGGTCCTGTCCCGCCTGCCCTCTCAGCTCAACTGGGCGGGCCTAAAGGAGCGCACTCAGCATGTGATCGGAGAAAGACAGTTCCATAACACTCTGCCCTCACAGCTGCAGCAGGCACAGGACATCCTGAACAAAGAGATCCGATCAGCTCTGCACACACTGGGCAAGAGG TTGAACACAGACATTGAGAACCACGTCCGGAGCATGAGCACAAGGAAAAGGTTCCCATCGAAGTCCACAGAGGAT gtGGCAGCTCCACTGATGCGTTACCTGGAGAAAGAACTGCAGTATATGAATGAAAACCTGGTCCAAGAAAACTTTAACAG TCTTCTAACCCCACTGTGGAACAACTCAGTGAAGATCCTGTACCAGGTGGCCACTCAGACACAGAACCAGGAGGGTCTGATGGTTTACTGCCAGAGGCTCTTCTACACACTGCAG TGTCTGGAGCAGTGTTTTCATGCCGAGGGCAATGGACTCCCACTCAGCACATTACATTCTGTCGAGTACAAA ACGCTAAAAGCTCTCCTGACACACAACTCTCTGAGCAGCTTTCAGCTCATAGAGAAGTTCTTCGAGAAGAAAATAACAGACCAG aatgttttcagtgGAGAGAAGTACGGTGCAGTCACTCTCCTCACGTCCTACAACAGAGGAGAACAGAAGCTGCGAGTGGAGGTGTTGAACGCTGTCAACCTGTTACCTATGGACTCTAATG GTTTCAGCGACCCGTATGTTCAGCTGTGTCTGGAGCCGAGACATATTTTCCCCGAAGTAGAACCTCGCTGTACGCAAATCAAGAGCTGTGACCTTAACCCTTTGTTTGAGGAGGTGTTCGACTT TATGATTTCCCTGGAGCAGTGCAAATCTCCTGGAGCATGTCTGATGGTGACAGTTCTGGACCATGATACTTTGAGGACCGATGACTTCGAAGGAGAGGCATTCCTGCCTTTTAAGTCTATCCCGGGAGTGCCAGGAAAAAACCAAGAGGAGgtggacagagcagagcctgcgCAGATACGACTGCCACTGATGCATCCCAAGCCCAACG ATGACAGCATTCTGAAGCTGCTGGAGACCAGGAAAGGAGAACGTGAGGCCCAAATGTTTGTAAAGAAGCGCCGTTTAAGAGAGAAACAGTCCCAAGAGAATAACCAACCCTGA